One genomic region from Paraburkholderia azotifigens encodes:
- the glnK gene encoding P-II family nitrogen regulator: MKRITAIIKPFKLDEVREALAEVGLTGLTVTEVKGFGRQKGHTELYRGAEYVVDFLPKVKIEVVVSNDQCDQVIDAIIGAARTGKIGDGKIFVADVERVIRIRTGEENEAAV, from the coding sequence ATGAAACGCATCACCGCCATCATCAAACCGTTCAAGCTCGACGAAGTCCGCGAAGCGCTCGCCGAAGTCGGCCTGACGGGGCTGACGGTCACCGAGGTCAAAGGCTTCGGCCGCCAGAAAGGGCACACCGAGCTGTATCGTGGCGCCGAGTACGTCGTCGATTTTCTGCCGAAAGTGAAGATCGAAGTCGTCGTGTCGAACGACCAGTGCGATCAGGTGATCGATGCCATCATCGGCGCGGCGCGCACGGGCAAGATCGGCGACGGCAAGATTTTTGTCGCGGATGTGGAACGTGTGATCCGCATTCGCACGGGTGAGGAGAACGAAGCGGCTGTGTAA